The nucleotide window TTTCTCATTCAACCCACTATCAAAAATGAGTCAGGGCAGCTCTATCCATTAGCTGATTTTGCCGCGATACCAGCTTTTTAGATCTTCTTTTAAAATCACCATGCAGATAGCAGCCGCGCTGCCAGCCTGGGCCACGTGGCAGATAAAAAAGGCAATGGCTTCTGGCCAATCGCGAGAGGCCATATCCAGCCAGTTGTGTAGATAAGAGCTATGCACTAATAAAAACGGGTCAAAGATAGTTTGCAGCAAAAAGATCTGTAAAAGATTGATTTTAAAGCGACTTAAAAGGGCCAACAAAAATGCCGCTGATAGCGGGTAAAACATGGTGTATTGCGGTTTAAATTCCAACATTTGGCCACCTAATTTGGATGTGACCAGCCCCAATAAAAGTACAGTAAATTGGCAGAGTATGTAGAGCAAAGTAAAGTGTAGTGCCACTTTGAGTTTGTTTTGATGATCTGTTTTGTGGGGGAATTTATCCGCAAAAACGTCGATGAAGACAAATACAGTAAAGATAAGTGGTGTCAAATTTGGTGGCTCAGATAGAGCTGCCACCAGGGGGACTAGTCCTGCTGCTATAAGGTATTGCTTACGTTTGTCGAATTTTTTATCAGTCAATTTTGTCCCTGATATTGGAGCCAGGCTTTGTCTTTATGATTGAGGGCAAATGCCTCCTGGTAAAAGATCTCAGCCAGTATCTCTAGCGAGTCTAGCAGACGCGGACCAGGACGGTTAAAGTATTGATTGCCGTCAGCGACATAAACACGTCCAGTCTTTACGGCTTTTAGGTTTTGATAGCCTGCTGATGCGGCAAATAACGGCATCTCTTCAAGGGTGCGCTTATTATCAAAGCCGCAGGGCGTGACAATGATTATGTCCGGGTCTTTGTCGACGAGCTCGGCAAATGTCATCCAGGGTGAGTGCTTGCCCGCTGTGCCAAATAGATTAATACCGTTGGCCAGCTCAACAAGCTCTGGCATCCAGTTGCCAGCAGCCATCAGTGGTTCAATCCATTCGACTATGGCTACTGTTGGCTTGCCAGTCTTGTCTGTTAGCGCTTTTGTGCGTCTATTGATTTCAGCTATTTTGCTGCGTGATTGATTTTCAAGCTTAGTGGCTGCTTCTATTACACCAAGTGCCTTGCCTACTTTGCTGAGGTCGCTAAAGTAGTCCTCCAGACAATTTGGCTCTAGAGATATTATCTCGGGTCTGCTTTTGATCATTTGACAGGCTGCTTCTTCGACGTCTTTGAGGCTGACTGCACAGACTTCGCACTGAGCCTGGGTAATGACGTGGCTGGGCTCAAGATTGTCGAGCATTGATGCGTCGACCATGTAGACGCTAAGAGACTTTTCGAGGATTTCTTTGACGCGCTGGTCAATCTCCAGGCTTGTACCTTCCACTTTAAATTTTGGACTGGTGCAGACTGGCAGAGCTTTTACAGACTCGGGATAGTCGCACTCGTGCGATCTACCTACCATAAATTGACCCAGACCGAGGGCGTGGACTATCTCTGTAGAGCTGGCAATGAGTGATACGATGCGCATCGGTACTACCTTTGAGTTGTATAGATAGGTTACTACAGATCTACTGGCTAGGTTTTGAGTCAGTTAGTTAGTCAGTTGTTTTAGCAAAGTCATTGCTTGTTGAGCCTTAGTGGCTGGTACAAATAAATGATCATGGTAGTAAGCTGAAATAGCATTGACTGCGATACCGCAATCTGCCAGGGCTGTCGACATTGCCGCCAAAAATCCTACAGCATTGAGGTCGGAGTGGATGTTGCAAGTGATTAGTGCCCACAGGTCGGCATATTCAAGCTGAGAATCAACTGCTTCTTCTTTAGTGATAATAAGAGTGACGCCTTCCTTTTCTCTAAACAATCCAAGAGGCTTTAGCGCAAGCTTTTCTAAGTGTGCTTCGCTCACAGTACAAAAGACAAATTGATTGCCGTGTAGCTCTGGTTGCATCGATGCGAGTAATATATTCAGGTCTTTTTGCGGCATGATTGCTCCGGTTTGTTGTCAATTTAA belongs to Candidatus Obscuribacter sp. and includes:
- a CDS encoding cobalamin-binding protein — protein: MRIVSLIASSTEIVHALGLGQFMVGRSHECDYPESVKALPVCTSPKFKVEGTSLEIDQRVKEILEKSLSVYMVDASMLDNLEPSHVITQAQCEVCAVSLKDVEEAACQMIKSRPEIISLEPNCLEDYFSDLSKVGKALGVIEAATKLENQSRSKIAEINRRTKALTDKTGKPTVAIVEWIEPLMAAGNWMPELVELANGINLFGTAGKHSPWMTFAELVDKDPDIIIVTPCGFDNKRTLEEMPLFAASAGYQNLKAVKTGRVYVADGNQYFNRPGPRLLDSLEILAEIFYQEAFALNHKDKAWLQYQGQN
- a CDS encoding ACT domain-containing protein encodes the protein MMPQKDLNILLASMQPELHGNQFVFCTVSEAHLEKLALKPLGLFREKEGVTLIITKEEAVDSQLEYADLWALITCNIHSDLNAVGFLAAMSTALADCGIAVNAISAYYHDHLFVPATKAQQAMTLLKQLTN